From one Simplicispira suum genomic stretch:
- the speD gene encoding adenosylmethionine decarboxylase, with amino-acid sequence MPPVSTLVSAVRPLIRQATGLHLIGDLYGCLCDSRLMLDAAYLENFCKERVAAAELTAVGSLFHSFGEGGGVTGVVVLAESHLSIHTWPEAGYVTLDVYVCNYSTNNRPKAQQLFDDIQAAFSPADPHLHRVERA; translated from the coding sequence ATGCCCCCTGTTTCCACGCTGGTCTCTGCTGTGCGCCCCTTGATACGCCAAGCCACTGGCTTGCATCTGATCGGGGATCTCTACGGCTGCCTATGTGACAGCCGCCTGATGCTTGACGCCGCTTACCTGGAAAATTTTTGCAAGGAACGCGTGGCCGCCGCCGAATTGACCGCAGTGGGCAGCCTGTTTCACAGCTTCGGCGAAGGTGGCGGCGTGACTGGAGTCGTGGTACTGGCCGAATCGCATCTGTCCATTCATACCTGGCCTGAAGCGGGCTATGTGACGCTGGACGTCTACGTCTGCAACTATTCGACCAACAACCGTCCCAAGGCACAGCAATTGTTTGACGACATCCAGGCCGCGTTCAGCCCGGCAGATCCGCATCTGCACCGGGTTGAGCGGGCTTGA